In one window of Silvanigrella paludirubra DNA:
- a CDS encoding serine hydrolase domain-containing protein, producing the protein MKFIFLTIIFLILEEKAYCKNDFIKIKENFNNDIWSMKKEIQMNYKVDTFSISVFNKSFNEEITNFFYGKNFNNEFIDQDTLFPVASISKIYTADIIDKLVYKNSIHLNDKISKWVKIRSDLENKTVFQLLNNNSLIPNYSNNPLLWSERRKNFSKIFSFNELIGFIKYMEITKNNWQYSNTNYLLLGEIIEIEMKNNLKSVFKNYFNENNMKNSFFEKEKSINNLMFGNEKNEKFSNINVSWLSSAGAVFSTPQEVVISSVKIVNELIQNNKKWVNTKTGKITLNIEETAYLNGVFRMNSPFGIIYFTPGLIPGFTSGFIYSPCLETAIAYSANRSELHKFHAFIIRKIFKNLYHDKTYNLLISKKSKNSNFCEKVAPSEEINFANME; encoded by the coding sequence ATGAAATTTATTTTCTTAACTATAATATTTTTAATTCTTGAAGAAAAAGCATATTGTAAAAATGATTTTATCAAAATAAAAGAAAATTTTAATAATGATATATGGAGCATGAAAAAAGAAATTCAAATGAATTATAAAGTTGATACCTTTTCAATATCAGTATTCAATAAGTCTTTTAATGAAGAAATAACAAATTTTTTTTATGGTAAAAATTTTAATAATGAGTTTATTGATCAAGATACACTTTTTCCTGTAGCTAGTATTTCAAAAATATATACTGCGGACATAATAGATAAATTAGTTTATAAAAATTCAATTCATCTAAACGATAAAATAAGCAAATGGGTCAAAATAAGAAGTGATTTAGAAAACAAAACAGTGTTTCAATTGCTTAACAATAATTCATTAATTCCAAATTATTCTAATAATCCATTACTTTGGAGCGAAAGAAGAAAAAATTTTTCTAAAATTTTTAGTTTTAATGAACTAATAGGTTTTATAAAATATATGGAAATTACAAAAAATAATTGGCAATACTCAAATACTAATTATCTTTTATTAGGGGAAATAATTGAAATTGAAATGAAAAATAATTTAAAATCTGTATTTAAAAATTATTTTAATGAAAATAATATGAAAAACTCATTTTTTGAAAAAGAAAAGTCAATAAATAATTTAATGTTTGGAAACGAAAAAAATGAAAAATTTTCTAATATTAATGTTTCTTGGCTGAGTTCTGCAGGTGCTGTTTTTTCAACACCACAAGAAGTTGTTATTTCTTCTGTAAAAATAGTCAATGAATTAATTCAAAATAATAAAAAATGGGTTAATACAAAAACTGGCAAAATAACATTAAATATAGAAGAGACTGCTTATTTAAATGGAGTTTTTAGAATGAATTCTCCCTTTGGGATTATTTATTTTACTCCAGGCTTAATTCCAGGATTTACATCAGGATTTATTTATTCCCCTTGTCTCGAAACAGCTATTGCATATTCTGCAAATAGATCTGAGTTACACAAATTTCATGCATTTATAATTAGAAAAATATTTAAAAATTTATATCATGATAAAACATATAATTTATTAATATCTAAAAAAAGTAAAAATTCTAATTTTTGTGAAAAAGTAGCACCATCAGAAGAAATTAACTTTGCGAATATGGAATAA